Within the Rubrivirga marina genome, the region GACCGGGTTCACGTGGCCCCAGTACGACTCGGGCTGGGGGTGGACCTGGGGGTCCCCGTACACCTCGCTCGTCGAGGCGAGGAGGAACCGGGCCCCCTTCGCCTTGGCCAGGCCGAGCGCGTTGTGGGTCCCGAGGGACCCGACCTTCAGCGTCTGGATCGGGAGCCGGAGGTAGTCGATCGGGCTCGCCGGGCTCGCGAAGTGGAGGACGTGGTCGACGTCGCCCGCGACGTAGACGAACGTCGAGACGTCGTGGCGGACGAACTCGAACCGGGGGTGCCCGACGAGGTGGGCGACGTTGTCGGGGTTC harbors:
- a CDS encoding GDP-mannose 4,6-dehydratase encodes the protein NPDNVAHLVGHPRFEFVRHDVSTFVYVAGDVDHVLHFASPASPIDYLRLPIQTLKVGSLGTHNALGLAKAKGARFLLASTSEVYGDPQVHPQPESYWGHVNPVGSRGVYDEAKRFAEAMTMAYHRSHGVDTRIVRIFN